The region GCTATGGCGGCAACAGCGGAAGCAGCAGCAGCTACGGCGGCGGCTACAAAGGCAACCGTGATGGAGCGAGCCGTAACACAGACGGAAGATCATCCTCGCGTCCGAGCAGCACAAGCACCCGTCCGGCCAAGCAGGATTTTGACGCTTAAGCCATAACAGAACACCTTGAAGAAGACGAGCAACCGTTACCGGTTCCCCGTCTTCTTTTTTACTGCGGATTCGCTTAGATGAAAGTGCGGCTGATAATGACCAGCAGGATGAAGAGTACGAGAATTGTTCCAGTGGAAGTCCAGGGATTGCAGCAGCCAGGTGCGGACATGAGGTCAACCTCCTTTGAGCATGGGGGATTTGTTGTGGTTACAATGTAATATATGGACGTATTGCAGAGCTTGCTTAGACCCTTACCTAGAACTTGTAAACTTGGGCGCTGGAAAAGTCCAGTACAAACAGGTATAGTTAAGATACGCAGTATGCACAAGATAGACAGGAGGAAGGGAATTGGAGTTTAAAGGAGCAATGGGCGGTATATACCGCATCACGGAATGGATCTCACGCATCGCCTTCAGCAATATTTTATGGGCATTGTGTTCGATACCGTTCCTGTTCGCAGGAATTATGAAGATCCTCATGCTGGGTTCAGGAGCAGGCGGACCAAATGAGCAGATTATGCTGAACTGGGTACTTGGTGTATTCGCGCCATTCACTGTATTTCCGGCGACGTCGGCGTTATTTACAGTGGTGCGCAAATGGGTAATGGGCAATACCGATGTAAGTACATTCCGCACTTTTTTTCAGGGGTACAAAGAGAATTATCTGAAAAGCATGCTGGGAGGGCTTATCTACACCCTGCTGTTTGTCGTGATGTACGTTGATGTGACCGTATACATGACACAAATGCCGAATTTCAAGATCGTTGGTATCCTGATGCTGGTGCTGATGATTATTTTGTTCGTATCGATGTTTAACTTCTTCTCCATCGTGGTTCACTACCAGATGACGTTCAAGGAAGTGGTAACCAATTCGATTCTGCTCACGATCGCCCGGCCGATCCGTGTGTTCTCGACTTTGATTGGTTCAGGCGTTCTTCTCTATATAGGTCTGCGGTATCCGGTTCTCTACGTGATTTGTATTCCTACGCTGATTGCTATGCTTGCCTTCTTTAATTTCTTCGCTACATACAATAAGCTGCAGCTACAGGTGGAGAAAAAGAAGCTGGCTGAAGAACAGGCCGCACTGGAAGCGGCTGAGAATGAAGGTCTTGCTTCCGATGACGACGATGACGACGATGATGATGAAGACGAGGATGAAGACGACAGAGATAAGGACACCGGTAAGGATTTCAAGCGGACTTAACATTCCTTTGATCATCCGGGCGGTATTGTCAACGGAAAATGATCCCGGTGTTAAATAAAGCGTATACAGGTTTACTTTTTCGTCAAAACGCACTATAATGTTTATAAATCCTGCGATGTACGTTATGGTTGCTCGTTGTTTTGAACCAATGATAATGTCTTGGGAGATCTACATGAAGCGCGGCTGAACAGCCCTGTCTATATGACCTGGGGAATTCAAAAACGACTTCTGCGGTCACCCACCTGCTCTAGCAGGTTCAGAAGACACTGCAGCCGGACGGCATAGGCGGGTTTTCTAATGGAATTGACAAGGCACCCTGTTACCTGCTCATTGCGGGTAGAGGGTGCCTTTTTCAAGGTTAAAGTGAGCAATGCCCTTTTGTTCCGCGGACAAGAGTGTTACACTTAAGGTAGTGAACTTGGGATTTGAAGAGGGGGAAGAATTTTGTCGTTGAAAAGAACCTTGGTCGGTTTATTTCGCAGTCATGACGGAACAAGCGACCGTGCCAAAGATCCGGCATTGAAAACGCGTTATTACAATCTTTCAAGAGACAAGGCGTGGGATGAAGTCTCCGCAACACTGAAGAAAATTCCTGGATATAAGGTCTTGCATGAAGTGCAGTCTGTAGGGGAGATTACCCTGGAGAAAAGAACGGCGTTAGGCCGCTCGCTGGATATTACCGTATCTGTGCTAAGCACCACGCCCGTACGCTGTGCCGTAGATATATATTCAGCATCCAGAGGGTCGCTTGGCGATCTGGGTGCCAATTACCGTGTCATTCAGCGTTTGTACCAGTCTCTGGATAAGAAGCTGGGCAAATATAAGGTGGATTAAGGACAAGTATCCGGGCATGTTTTGCCGGGATTGTATGCGGTTTCCGGGGCGGCGGGACAGCCTGCTCGTGGCGCGAATATCCTTATTGATCATCATACGCAAAAAGCGGAGAAGGATGACCTTCTGCCGCTTTTTTTCAAAAATGAACATTTATAGCTATGAATGCTGTAAAACATATCAGTGCTGTCCGTTCCAGCTTACAGTAGAGCTTTAACTGCGGAAACTGCCGCTTCGTAGTCCGGATGCTCAGCCATTTCACCGAGATACTCGACATAAGCCAAAGTGTCGTTCTTGTCTACAACGAAGATGGAGCGCATGTCGAGGCGGAATTCCTTGATCAGGACGCCGTAGGCTTGTCCGAAGGAAGTCTCCTTGTGGTCGGACAGGGTGATTACACTGTCGATGCCTGCGGCACCGCACCAGCGGGCTTGGGCAAAAGGGAGGTCAGTGCTGATGGTGAGGATGACTACATCATCGCCAAGACCGGCAGCCTCGCTGTTGAAGCGGCGGGTCTGCGCATCGCACACACCGGTATCCAGGGAAGGTACAACGCTGATCAGCTTGATTTTGCCAGCGTAATCTGTAAGAGTAACATCTTCCAGGAGATTCTTGCTAACCGTGAATTGCGGCGCGGGATCTCCGGCTTTCAGCTGCGGGCCTACCAGAGTGATGGGGTTGCCCTTAAATGTGGTTACGCCTGTTCTTTCTTGCGTCATGTCCTTGTTTCCTCCTTGAATTGCATTATTGGCATGTACCTGCCAGAATAAATTATAATCTTTTTAGAAGCTGGATGTCGAGCTTGGACAACATACATAAAAGGATGGGTGTTATGATTTTTATAAGGTATGAGAAGTGGAGAAGTTATCTCCGGTATTACCCTGTAACTTGTGCGCTGATTCTGGCCAACGTGGTTATGTTCATCGTGCTGTCCTTGAATGGCGGCTCTACCAACCTGTACACGCTTGTGAAGTATGGGGCTACGGTCAATGTGGGCGCTGAAACGGATGAGCTGTGGCGCTGCGTGACGGCGATGTTCCTGCACAACGGCTTCGCCCATTTGTTCTTCAACAGCTTCTCGCTGCTTGTGTTCGCCCCGCCGCTGGAGCGGCTGATGGGATGGTGGCGTTATGCGCTGCTGTATCTGGGCGGCGGCTTCATTGCTAATCTGCTGTGGGTTCTTATAAGCAGCCGCGGGAATGTGGAGATCGGAATTGTCTCTGTAGGGGCCTCGGGGGCGATCTACGCCGTCTATGGCGCATTCCTCTATATTGCGGTGCTTCAGAGAGCAATGATGGATGAGGGCTCGCGCAAGACGCTCTACGGACTTCTGGTGATGGGGATTATCATGTCCTTTGCTGCTCCAAGTATCAACTATATTGCTCATATCGGCGGCCTGATCGCCGGATTCTTCATCTATGGGCTAATCATCCGTGTATTCAAACGAAACCGGCGATAAGGAAGGGTGTAATCGTGGAGCTTAGACAGCTGCAGTATTTTCTGAAGGTTGCCCAGAAGGAACATGTCACCAGAGCGGCGGAGGAGCTGCATGTCGCACAATCTGCAGTGAGCCGCCAGATTCATCAGCTGGAGCAGGAGCTGGGGGTGGATCTGTTCATGCAGAAGGGGAGAAACCTGCAGCTTACGCCTGTCGGGCAGCTCTTTTGCAAAAGAGTGGAGTCGGTTCTGAATGAACTCGACCGGTCTGTGGCGGAGGTGCATGAATTCCTTGACCCGGAACGCGGTGAGATCCGCATCGGCTTCCCGCATAGCCTCGGGACCCATCTGATTCCTTCGATTGTGGCGGCATTCCGCCGGCATTATCCCCATGTGAAATTCCGCTTCAAGCAGGGGGCCTATCCTTCCTTAATCAAGGATGTTATCTCTGGAGAAGTGGATCTGGCATTCATCTCGCCGTTCCCTGAGAATGTGGGACATGTGGCCGGAGATATCGTCATGACCGAGGAATTGTTCGCCATTCTGCCGCAGAATCATCCGCTTGCCAGCGAAGAAGTAATCCGGCTGGAGCAGCTGCGGGACGAGAAGTTCGTATTATTCAGCCAAGGCTACTCGCTGCGGCCGATTGTGTGGCAGGCCTGCCTGGCGGCAGGGTTCAAGCCGCAGATTGCTTTTGAAGGCGGGGAGACCGATACGATCCGTGGTCTGGTAGCCGCCGGGATGGGGGTAAGCCTGCTGCCGGAGATGGCGCTCTACCAGACCAACCCGATGCAGCCTGCGCAGGTCCGGGTGGTGGAGCCTACGATTACCAGAACCGTGGGGCTGATTCACCGGGCAGAAGGTAAGCTCCCGCTGGTCGCCCAGTCCTTCCGTAACTTCCTGCTTACCTATTTCAAAGACAGACACACAGACAATACCCCGGTCGGCTCATAGCCTACCGGGGTATTGTCTGTCTAGTCATATAGATCTTAATCGCGGTTGCCGAGGAACATCAGGATCAGGCGGATCAGTTCGATCAGGGATACCAGCGCTGCTGCAACATAGGTTAGCGCTGCGGCATTCAGGACCTTGGCGACGCCGCGCTCTTCATCGTTGCGGATGAAGCCCTGCTGTAACATAATCGTGCGCGCACGGCTGCTGGCGTTGAATTCGACAGGCAGTGTGACCAGCTGGAAGGCAACTGCGGCAGAGAAGAAGATTATGCCGAGTCCAATAAGATTGAACGAGCTGAAGATGAAGCCTGCAAGCAGCATGAAGGGGGCGACCCCGGAGGCAAAGTTCACGACCGGGAACATCCGGTGGCGAAGCGCCAGCATCGGATAATGCTCCTTGTGCTGAATCGCATGGCCGATCTCGTGACAAGCGACGGAGACCGCTGCGATGGAGCTTTCATAATATACAGGCTCCGACAGCCGCACAACGCGGTTAATCGGGTCATAGTGGTCTGTGAGGGTTCCTGGAACCGGTTCAATGGGAACATCGTAGAGTCCATTGGCATCCAACATACGCCGGGCTGCTTCGTAACCCGTTAAGCCGTTCATGTTCGGTACCTTGGCCCATTTCTTGAAATTGCCCTTGACCCTGAACTGGGCCCATAGCGAGAAGATAAAAGCGACAGCTAACAATACATACATTAGTGGCATCATAGGTGCTCATTCCTCCATTATAAATTACAAGCTGTTACATTGGCGGCCCCTGGGTCAGCAGAAGCCGGATCGCTTCCATACAGGCGACGCCCTGAGGAATCAGTGCGGCCAGTGCACGGTTGGCCTGGCCAGGCTTCAAACCGCTTATCACGGGCTCCAGGGCCTTGACTTCCCGTTCAAGCTGCTGCATCTGAAGCTCAAGCTGGACCAGCTTGCCGGAGACCTCAGCCTCAGGTGTGGCTGCATTCCACTTGCCCATCAGGGATTTGATTTCTTCCAATGTATATTTCTCTTGCTTAAGCTGATTAATACGTTGCAGAATGACTAAGGTTTCATGACTGTAGAGCCGGTAATTCTTCATGCTCCTGGATTCAGGTGTAATCAGTCCAAGCTTCGTATAATAATCAATGGTACGTTCACTGATACCGGCCGCCTTGGCCAGCTCTCCGATCCGGTAAAGGGTCATATCTCCAAGTTATCTCACCTCACTATATGCTGCTTAAAATAATCATATCAAATTGGAAACCGTACAGTCAAACGTGATGCTTACTTTAAAGTATATGCTGACTTTTCATAAAGATACTTGGGAGATGAATGAACCGGAAGTGCCTTGGAGTGGATGAAGTTGTGATTAACATGACACGATATGTAATATATATATTCGGATAGTCCAGCAGGAAATCATCCGTATTGCAAAAGGCAGAGAGTGGTGCAGGGAGCAATCAAGGGATAATAAAAGGCATGTTTACTAATAGACGTTAATAAAAATACAATATGATGCTAAGGAAAAAGCTGTGTTGTCTGTATGCGTTTGCATAATTGGTGCGTAAGGAAGTGTGCTAATCTTGCGGGTTACCGGTAATCGCACTCGGGAGTGCTCCTTAAGTGAAGAATGGCACAGCTTCCAAAATTAAATTAAAACATTCGAAAAAATAGTCTTGTCAATTTACCTGACTTCTGATTATAATGACATTAAGAGTTTCACGCTTTGTTAGAAAATATAACATTGGGGAGTGGGGTACAATATGAAAAAAAAGATGTTGATGATGTTCCTGGGTATGATTACACTGATGATCTATCCGGTCAGCGCCTTCGCAGCTGAGGGTCCGGCAGCACCGGATCTGCAGATCGGACTAGACACTGCATTTACGTTCCTGGCATTTATCCTTGTATTCTTCATGCAATCAGGATTCGCATTACTTGAGGCCGGTTCGGTCCGGATGAAGAATGCCGGTCACGTGGCCGGTAAGACGGTACTGACACTGGCAATTGCAAGCTTGTGCTTCTGGGCACTGGGCTTTGGCCTTGGCTTCGGTAACGGCAACAGCTTCTTCGGAACTACAGGCTTCTTCTACGGCGGCGATTCAACAGCCTCTGCATTCGAATCCCTGGCCTTCTCCGATGTTACCTTAAATACGAAATTCCTGTTCCAAATGGCATTTGCAGCAGTCTCCCTGGCGATTGTATCCGGTGGTATGGCTGAACGTGCTAAGCTTAGCGTATATATTATCTTCGGAATTCTCTTCTCGGTTGTGATTTATCCGGTTGTAGCTCACTGGGTATGGGGCGGCGGCTGGTTGGCAGAGCTGAGCATGCAGGATTATGCAGGTTCTACAGTTGTCCATCTTACAGGTGCGACGGCGGCAGTAGTGGCGACCATTCTTCTCAAGCCACGTCTTGGCAAATTCAACAAAGAAGGCAAGCCGGTCATTATTCCGGGGCATAACCAGGTATTCACTGTCCTTGGTGTGATCATTCTCTGGTTCGGCTGGTTCGGCTTCAACCCAGGCAGCGCGTTGTCCCCTATGGGCGGATTCTTCGGACATGTAGCGCTGACTACTAACATTGCAGCGGCGGCAGGCGGTTTGGCAGCTCTGGCAGCTTCCTGGCTGTACTTCGGCAAATCTGATATTCCGGCAATGCTTAACGGCGTACTGGCAGCCCTGGTTGCCATCACAGGTGCCTGTGCCTTCGTAGAGCCTTGGGCAGCCATCGTTATCGGTCTCATTGCCGGTGCCTTCACCTTCATGACTTCGCAGTGGCTGGAGCGTGCAGGACTGGATGATCCGATCTATGCTTTCTCTGTACACGGTATCGCCGGTATGTGGGGTGCGTTGTCCACAGGTCTCTTCGCAGCACCAGATCTTATTGAACAAGGTGCACTTGTAGGTAAAGCAGGTCTCTTCTACGGCGGCGGCTTCCATCAGCTCGGCGTGCAGGCGCTGGGTGTAGTCGGAACCTTCGTATTCGTAGCCGTGATGTCCTTCGTCATCCTGTATGTGATGAAGATGGTTATGGGTATCCGTGTAACAGAAGAAGAAGAATTGATGGGTCTGGATATCAGTGAGCACGGTACTTACGGTTATCCTGAGCAAATGAAGCTGATCAGTGAATCAGAATCCAAAACCCTCAAACACTAATATCTATACTCAGGCAGGGAGGCGGACCGAGTGGCTTCGATGGAGGCAGCAGATTGGAACAAAGAAGAAAGTTACTTGTCCATCGTAACAGCCGGTTCGCCGGAGGAGCTCAAGAGGAGACGTACCGCTTGTCAACAAGTGCTGCTGGAGCAGCTCGGCGTGATTCCCGTTCAGGAATGGATGCACCGGGTCAATGCGATGCATGACCAGCTTGCCCGGACCGCGGTACGGATATGTGAGGCGCAGATGAAGGAGGCGGGCTACGGCCTGCCTCCCTGCGCCTATTCCTTTATTGTTTTCGGGAGTGCGGGCCGGCAGGAAGCTACACTGTGGAGCGATCAGGATAACGGCCTGATTGTCGAGGAAGCGCTGGAGGGTGAACGGAAAAGGTATTTCGAAGCTTTTGGCAGCATGCTGTCGGATGTGCTTGAGGCGATTGGCTATGAGAAGTGTGAGGGCAGGGTCATGTGCTCTGAGCCGCTCTGGCGGAAGTCACTGGCAGACTGGAGGCTCCAGCTGGCAGACTGGATGGAGCAACTCGAATGGGAGCCTGTGAGGTACCTGATTATAGCTTCGGATATGCGGCATGTAGCGGGAAGTGAGGCGCTGTCTGCGCAGTGGCGGGAAGCCCTGCATAACGGATTCACGGATAACAGTAAATTGACGTTGGCAGTACTGCGCAATACGGTGCGCCACAAGGCAACGCTGAATCTGCTGGGGCAGGTGCTCACGGAGCGGTTCGGTGATAATGCAGGCGGCTTCGATGTCAAATATGGCCTCTACATTCCGCTTGTCAATATTGTCAGGCACTTGTCGCTGCTGCATGGAATCGAAGCATCTTCGACACTGAAGCGGCTGGATGAGCTGGCTAAGCTGGAGCAGTATCAGCATCTGGAAGAAATCAGGCGGGCTTGTCTGACAGCGCTCAGGATGCGGGTGAACACGCCGTTTACGGTGACGGACGGCCTGCTCGTGAGCAGTGATTATTATGCGGAGAATGATTTGAAGAATAAGCAGCTCCGGGCGGAGCTGCGGGAAAGCCTGCTGCTGATCAGACGCCTGCATAAGGCGCTGCAGCGGCAGCTCCGGTCAGCGGAAAGGAGACAGCTATGAAGGAGCCGAGCAAAGGCGGAGGATTCTGGAATAATCTGCGGCAAGGCGGAATGCCCTCTGCCATCGCTTCCATGAGGGGCGGAGAATCGGCGCAGCAGACAGCCCAGCAAATGGCCTTTATCCGTTCTCTGATGCGCGAGAAGCGGCGTCCCGAGGTGTTGCATACTCCGCTGTCTGAACTGGAGACGGTAATATTCGATCTGGAGACTACAGGCTTCTCCCACCAGGGTGGGGACGAGATTATGTCCATTGGGGCGATCCGGGTAGTAGGCGAAGAGATCAAGGCAGAGGAATGCTTCTATACACTGGTGAACTGCGGGGCAACGATTCCTGACAATATTACGAGACTGACCGGAATCTCAGCCGAGATGACCTCCTCTGCTCCGCCGCTGATGGATGGCCTGCATAACTTCATGTCCTTCGTCGGGCAGCGGGTGCTGGTGGCGCACGGGAGCGCCCATGATAAGGCGTTCCTGAACGCTGCCTTATGGAAGACCTCCAAGGTCCAGTTAACCCACCGGGTGCTGGATACGATGATGCTGGCCCGTTGGCTGGAGCCGCACCGCAGCAATTACACGCTGGATGAGCTGCTGGCGATCCATGAGATTCCTATTGAGGGCCGCCATCATGCGCTGGAGGATGCCAAGATGACGGCGAAGCTGTGGGTAGCTTACATCCGCCAGATCTTACAAAAGAATCAGGTAGATACGCTAGGCGACTTGTACGCCTATCTAAGCAGGACCTGAGGGATATTGTGTAAGACTATCCGGATTGCAGTGCAAAGCGAGGAGTCATAAAGGTATTTCAGGAAGGCGGCGGGTCAGGCGCTACGTTGCGTATCGGCCTTAGGCCAATACACATGCCACCCGCTGCGGCAGCGCCAGCAGCTGTCCGCAGGTCTCCTGCGGCAGCCGGGCCGCAGAAGCTTCCCCAGCCTTTGCTGTACGGAAGAGTCCGGTCTGAACACCCGGGGGCTTCCCTGGCCGCTGTCAGCTTTACCCCTCTCTCTTCATGGGATTTCGTCTTTGACGGAATCCTCTTTTTTTATGATAACGTTTGAAACTGGAGCAAGTGGGGGTACAATAGAGAAAAATCCTCCATGTAAAGGATCTGAACTCTATGAAAGCAGTCCATAAACGGAATGTAACGATTCTGGCCTTGATTGTTTTTCTGGCCGTTCTTGCCATAGAACATAAAGTGAAATCGGAGCCAAAGGCGGTTGCAGTCCTGCAGCAGACGGCGGAACCGGAGACTGGTGCATCCGCCGGACTCAAAGCGCCTCCTTTTACAGTGCAGGAAGGGGATAAGCAATATGGGGTCGATGGGGCGAGGGAGAAGCCGGTCATTCTTAACTTCTGGGCCTCCTGGTGTGATCCTTGCCGGCAGGAAGCTCCTGAACTGAATAAGCTGGCTATGAAGTACAGCAAGGTGCTGGATGTATACGGAATTAACGTGACCAGCCAGGATTACAAGCCTAATGCGGAACGCTTCGTCAAGAAGTACATGCTGACCTTCCCGGTGATGTATGATCTGAAGGGCCAGATCTTCGACAAGTATAACGGGGCGGTGTTTCCGACCAACGTGTTGATTGATAAGAACGGGGTCATCAGCGAGATTATCCTGGGGGTCCTGAGCGCAGAGGAATTGGAGAAAAAGATTATTGCGCTGACCGGCTCCTAGCACAGGCAATCAGCTGCATGGTGAAAAGCCCTCCTGCGCGGAGAAAGTTCCGCATCGGAGGGCTTTTTGGAGTGCATCGAGCGAAGCCAAGGAGATCAGTGATTGACCAGACCTCTCGGTTCACTGCTGGCCGGAATGCCCTGGTCCAGTGAGATCTGTCCCAGAAGGGCATAGCGCATGGAATCGACCAGCGCCTCCCAGCTCGCTTCGATCACGTTGCTGGATACGCCTACGGTGTTCCAGGTGTCGCTGTAGTCCTTGGATTCAATCAGCACGCGTACCTTCGCGGCCGTCTGATCCTGCTCATCCAGCACACGGACCTTATAGTCGGAGAGGTGCATGTCTTTAAGCTGCGGGAAGTAGGTCTGCAGTGCCTTACGCAGCGCATTATCCAGTGCGTTGACCGGTCCGTTGCCTTCGGCGGCCGTGTACAGGCTCTCGCCGCCCACCTTCAGCTTGACGAAGGCTTCGGAGACGACAGGGCGGCCGGCGGTTTTCTCAACCAGCATCTTGAACGATTCGAAGGTGAACAGCTCGTTCATCTCGCCGGTTGCTTCCCGGAGCAGCAATTCAAGCGAAGCATCCGCGCCTTCGAACTGGTACCCCTGATGTTCAAGATTCTTGATCTTATCAATCACCTTGCGCGCCTGCTCGCTGCTTGGATCAAGGCTGAGTCCCATGTCCTGCGCCTTGGACAGCACATTGCTCTGACCGGCAAGCTCGGAGACCAGGACACGCTGCTTATTGCCTACCAGCTCAGGGGCGATATGCTCGTACGTCCGTGAATCGCGCAAAATGGCGGATACGTGGATGCCGCCCTTGTGGGCGAAAGCGGCTGTGCCGACATAAGGCTGATTCACCGGCATGTTCACGTTGGCGACCTCACTGATGAACCGGGCTGTATTGGTTAACTGCGGCAGAGAATCGCCAGGGATGCAGTGATAGCCCATCTTCAGCTGCAGTGTTGGAATGATGGAACACAGATTGGCATTGCCGCAGCGCTCGCCGTAGCCGTTAATGGTCCCCTGGACCTGCCGGGCACCGGCGCCGATTGCGCTTAGGGTGTTGGCAACCGCAAGCTCACAATCGTTGTGTGTATGAATACCGAGCGATGCTTCCGGGAGCATCACACCGATGCTTGTCACAATATCATGAATCTCATGCGGCAGGGTGCCGCCGTTCGTATCGCACATCACAAGCCAGTCTGCTCCGGCCTCGCGGGCACGGGTGAGAACGGCAGCGGCGTATTCAGGATTGTTCT is a window of Paenibacillus sp. FSL H3-0469 DNA encoding:
- the tpx gene encoding thiol peroxidase, which encodes MTQERTGVTTFKGNPITLVGPQLKAGDPAPQFTVSKNLLEDVTLTDYAGKIKLISVVPSLDTGVCDAQTRRFNSEAAGLGDDVVILTISTDLPFAQARWCGAAGIDSVITLSDHKETSFGQAYGVLIKEFRLDMRSIFVVDKNDTLAYVEYLGEMAEHPDYEAAVSAVKALL
- a CDS encoding DUF1499 domain-containing protein, producing MSLKRTLVGLFRSHDGTSDRAKDPALKTRYYNLSRDKAWDEVSATLKKIPGYKVLHEVQSVGEITLEKRTALGRSLDITVSVLSTTPVRCAVDIYSASRGSLGDLGANYRVIQRLYQSLDKKLGKYKVD
- a CDS encoding rhomboid family intramembrane serine protease; this translates as MIFIRYEKWRSYLRYYPVTCALILANVVMFIVLSLNGGSTNLYTLVKYGATVNVGAETDELWRCVTAMFLHNGFAHLFFNSFSLLVFAPPLERLMGWWRYALLYLGGGFIANLLWVLISSRGNVEIGIVSVGASGAIYAVYGAFLYIAVLQRAMMDEGSRKTLYGLLVMGIIMSFAAPSINYIAHIGGLIAGFFIYGLIIRVFKRNRR
- a CDS encoding zinc metallopeptidase → MPLMYVLLAVAFIFSLWAQFRVKGNFKKWAKVPNMNGLTGYEAARRMLDANGLYDVPIEPVPGTLTDHYDPINRVVRLSEPVYYESSIAAVSVACHEIGHAIQHKEHYPMLALRHRMFPVVNFASGVAPFMLLAGFIFSSFNLIGLGIIFFSAAVAFQLVTLPVEFNASSRARTIMLQQGFIRNDEERGVAKVLNAAALTYVAAALVSLIELIRLILMFLGNRD
- a CDS encoding ammonium transporter; translated protein: MKKKMLMMFLGMITLMIYPVSAFAAEGPAAPDLQIGLDTAFTFLAFILVFFMQSGFALLEAGSVRMKNAGHVAGKTVLTLAIASLCFWALGFGLGFGNGNSFFGTTGFFYGGDSTASAFESLAFSDVTLNTKFLFQMAFAAVSLAIVSGGMAERAKLSVYIIFGILFSVVIYPVVAHWVWGGGWLAELSMQDYAGSTVVHLTGATAAVVATILLKPRLGKFNKEGKPVIIPGHNQVFTVLGVIILWFGWFGFNPGSALSPMGGFFGHVALTTNIAAAAGGLAALAASWLYFGKSDIPAMLNGVLAALVAITGACAFVEPWAAIVIGLIAGAFTFMTSQWLERAGLDDPIYAFSVHGIAGMWGALSTGLFAAPDLIEQGALVGKAGLFYGGGFHQLGVQALGVVGTFVFVAVMSFVILYVMKMVMGIRVTEEEELMGLDISEHGTYGYPEQMKLISESESKTLKH
- a CDS encoding DUF294 nucleotidyltransferase-like domain-containing protein gives rise to the protein MEAADWNKEESYLSIVTAGSPEELKRRRTACQQVLLEQLGVIPVQEWMHRVNAMHDQLARTAVRICEAQMKEAGYGLPPCAYSFIVFGSAGRQEATLWSDQDNGLIVEEALEGERKRYFEAFGSMLSDVLEAIGYEKCEGRVMCSEPLWRKSLADWRLQLADWMEQLEWEPVRYLIIASDMRHVAGSEALSAQWREALHNGFTDNSKLTLAVLRNTVRHKATLNLLGQVLTERFGDNAGGFDVKYGLYIPLVNIVRHLSLLHGIEASSTLKRLDELAKLEQYQHLEEIRRACLTALRMRVNTPFTVTDGLLVSSDYYAENDLKNKQLRAELRESLLLIRRLHKALQRQLRSAERRQL
- a CDS encoding TlpA disulfide reductase family protein yields the protein MKAVHKRNVTILALIVFLAVLAIEHKVKSEPKAVAVLQQTAEPETGASAGLKAPPFTVQEGDKQYGVDGAREKPVILNFWASWCDPCRQEAPELNKLAMKYSKVLDVYGINVTSQDYKPNAERFVKKYMLTFPVMYDLKGQIFDKYNGAVFPTNVLIDKNGVISEIILGVLSAEELEKKIIALTGS
- the cimA gene encoding citramalate synthase — protein: MSKSISIFDTTLRDGTQGEGISLSADDKLKIARKLDDLGVHYIEGGNPGSNNKDIEFFKRVQELHLNAKITAFGSTRRKNTVTEQDEGLQRMINAGVPAATLVGKSWDFHVHTALQTTLEENLAMIGDSISYLKRKGLEVIFDAEHFFDGFKNNPEYAAAVLTRAREAGADWLVMCDTNGGTLPHEIHDIVTSIGVMLPEASLGIHTHNDCELAVANTLSAIGAGARQVQGTINGYGERCGNANLCSIIPTLQLKMGYHCIPGDSLPQLTNTARFISEVANVNMPVNQPYVGTAAFAHKGGIHVSAILRDSRTYEHIAPELVGNKQRVLVSELAGQSNVLSKAQDMGLSLDPSSEQARKVIDKIKNLEHQGYQFEGADASLELLLREATGEMNELFTFESFKMLVEKTAGRPVVSEAFVKLKVGGESLYTAAEGNGPVNALDNALRKALQTYFPQLKDMHLSDYKVRVLDEQDQTAAKVRVLIESKDYSDTWNTVGVSSNVIEASWEALVDSMRYALLGQISLDQGIPASSEPRGLVNH
- a CDS encoding DUF624 domain-containing protein, whose translation is MEFKGAMGGIYRITEWISRIAFSNILWALCSIPFLFAGIMKILMLGSGAGGPNEQIMLNWVLGVFAPFTVFPATSALFTVVRKWVMGNTDVSTFRTFFQGYKENYLKSMLGGLIYTLLFVVMYVDVTVYMTQMPNFKIVGILMLVLMIILFVSMFNFFSIVVHYQMTFKEVVTNSILLTIARPIRVFSTLIGSGVLLYIGLRYPVLYVICIPTLIAMLAFFNFFATYNKLQLQVEKKKLAEEQAALEAAENEGLASDDDDDDDDDEDEDEDDRDKDTGKDFKRT
- a CDS encoding MerR family transcriptional regulator; translated protein: MTLYRIGELAKAAGISERTIDYYTKLGLITPESRSMKNYRLYSHETLVILQRINQLKQEKYTLEEIKSLMGKWNAATPEAEVSGKLVQLELQMQQLEREVKALEPVISGLKPGQANRALAALIPQGVACMEAIRLLLTQGPPM
- a CDS encoding exonuclease domain-containing protein: MKEPSKGGGFWNNLRQGGMPSAIASMRGGESAQQTAQQMAFIRSLMREKRRPEVLHTPLSELETVIFDLETTGFSHQGGDEIMSIGAIRVVGEEIKAEECFYTLVNCGATIPDNITRLTGISAEMTSSAPPLMDGLHNFMSFVGQRVLVAHGSAHDKAFLNAALWKTSKVQLTHRVLDTMMLARWLEPHRSNYTLDELLAIHEIPIEGRHHALEDAKMTAKLWVAYIRQILQKNQVDTLGDLYAYLSRT
- a CDS encoding LysR family transcriptional regulator, coding for MELRQLQYFLKVAQKEHVTRAAEELHVAQSAVSRQIHQLEQELGVDLFMQKGRNLQLTPVGQLFCKRVESVLNELDRSVAEVHEFLDPERGEIRIGFPHSLGTHLIPSIVAAFRRHYPHVKFRFKQGAYPSLIKDVISGEVDLAFISPFPENVGHVAGDIVMTEELFAILPQNHPLASEEVIRLEQLRDEKFVLFSQGYSLRPIVWQACLAAGFKPQIAFEGGETDTIRGLVAAGMGVSLLPEMALYQTNPMQPAQVRVVEPTITRTVGLIHRAEGKLPLVAQSFRNFLLTYFKDRHTDNTPVGS